Genomic DNA from Paenibacillus sp. MBLB1832:
GTCGTTCAAATGGCCGGACAGGGAGCATTTTGGGATTTGACGCCTTACATCGATAGTTATCCGAATTTTAAGGCGCTGCCGAAAGATATTTGGGACAATGCCAAGATAAAAGGTAAGAACTACGGTATCCCGCGGCCAAGACCGCTTGACGGAAGCTGGGGATTGCAGCTTCGCAAAGATTGGCTGGATAAGTTAGGATTGAAGGTGCCGGAGACGCTTGACGACGTTTATGCGGTTGCTAAAGCTTTTACGGAGAGGGATCCAGATGGTAATGGTAAGGGAGATACCTACGGGCTGAGTGGGAATGTAGACGCCAATGGGATGGGATCGCTGTCTTGGGTGGAGAACACGTTCAATGGCGTTTCCGGCAACTGGAAGTTAAAGGATGGCCAGTTAACTCCAGCGGTGTTTGAACAGAGTGAGAAGAAAGCGCTGGAATGGTTAAAAAGAGCTTATGATGAAAAGATATTGATATCCGATTGGGCGACCATCAAAAATTCGCAAGCGCGTGATCAATATATGGGTAATAAAGCAGGCATTATTGGATCCGCCTTGAACCCACAATGGTTGTTCATGGATGCTATACGTAAAATTGATCCCAAAGGCGACTCGTACCCCATTCCTTACTTAATAGGTCCTGATGGGAAGTTTGCTGGGCGAGACTCGGGTAATAACGGCATGTTCGTTATTCCGAAAACCGTTCCTGAAGCGAAGATGAAAAAAATTCTTGCGTTAATGAATCAGGGGTACAGCGAGGAAATTGCTAATATAGCAACTTACGGGTTACCCGATGTGCACTATACCGTTAAAGATGGGTTCAAAGTTGCGACAGAGCAGGCAACGAAGGATAATTTAGCGGATGTAACGAATAATCTGCCTAATATTTTTTCAGGATATGACAAGTATCAAAGGGCTTATTTTGCCGGTATCCCCAAAGAGTACTATGACCGAAACAAGAAGCTTATTGACGACCGAACTGCCATTAGTAAGCCTGATCCAGCCTATGGTTTAATTTCCCCAACGGCACTTACCTACGGACCGGATATGGATAAAAAGATTCAAGATATGAAAGTAAAGGTAATCTTAGGGAAGGAATCATTAACAGCGTGGGATGATTTTGTTGCGAAGCTGAAGTCTGATGATAACTATCAGAAGATTATTAAGGAAATGAACGAAGGTTATAAGAATAAATAAAGTAAATAAGCGACATTGAGGCATAAAATAAGGCCTTCTTGTCGCTTTTTTCCTGTACCAAAACTCTCTAATTGCAGGAAATGGTTGCGTTGCGTTATAGTCATGCCACAGGAAAGGCAGAACTTTCCTGGTTATAGTGGAAAAGGCGAAGGAGGTATTGTGACAAGAAGCTGGTTCTTGGTTGACGGCATCATGTTTAACAACATGTAAGCGCTTCATAAGGAGAAATTCAATTATCGAAGGAGGCAATATTGATGGTACATGGTTTTAAACGCTCCAAACGTAGTTTGGTAATTAGCTTAATCGTTTCCTTACTGATGGCGGCCTGGGTCATGCTCATTAGTGCGAAACCGGCACATGCAGCGACTCCCAAAACGTATTATGTTAATATC
This window encodes:
- a CDS encoding extracellular solute-binding protein; the protein is MKKRQLAATLVATLGMATIVSACSTDKPEQNPSAKPDTTPTPIRIFVNQTGTTAVDPANTLLKEIEKRTNTQLTIDWIPQNTFSEKSKLILASGDLSDLTLVTNIFDSQVVQMAGQGAFWDLTPYIDSYPNFKALPKDIWDNAKIKGKNYGIPRPRPLDGSWGLQLRKDWLDKLGLKVPETLDDVYAVAKAFTERDPDGNGKGDTYGLSGNVDANGMGSLSWVENTFNGVSGNWKLKDGQLTPAVFEQSEKKALEWLKRAYDEKILISDWATIKNSQARDQYMGNKAGIIGSALNPQWLFMDAIRKIDPKGDSYPIPYLIGPDGKFAGRDSGNNGMFVIPKTVPEAKMKKILALMNQGYSEEIANIATYGLPDVHYTVKDGFKVATEQATKDNLADVTNNLPNIFSGYDKYQRAYFAGIPKEYYDRNKKLIDDRTAISKPDPAYGLISPTALTYGPDMDKKIQDMKVKVILGKESLTAWDDFVAKLKSDDNYQKIIKEMNEGYKNK